One stretch of Dissulfurimicrobium hydrothermale DNA includes these proteins:
- a CDS encoding glycosyltransferase, producing the protein MTNILYLRSVFTGEDIYFNRFIERLDTDRFRPIICYLRGPVPKDTELAQKGYEVFGLPYKRQELRYFNPKIIFELKKILAKKNIGIVHAYRHKPTVYAVLAAFTNKDIKIISHVLSTRRSRSISRKLQNLILMQRVDAIIGVSAAVSDDIKKNNYLIDQKKIRTIYTSVDLERFVSLPDQKTARSRLGLPQDGWIWGTIGRLAPVKGHDILLKAFAAGNLGRKGCHLAIAGDGRLRAWLVQEAEKLGIADNVTFLGHIADIPCFLATLDGFVFPSRQEGLGRALIEALAAGLPCVASRIGGIEEILQRLCADGHAFLVPPEDDLALLSAMEDVMNKDQGWRADVASASKDATFLFGIDGFLKQMDAMYSDLVSK; encoded by the coding sequence ATGACGAACATCTTGTATCTCAGAAGCGTATTTACAGGTGAAGACATATATTTTAATCGGTTCATCGAGAGACTTGATACGGATCGCTTCAGGCCTATCATATGTTATCTGCGCGGACCTGTGCCAAAGGATACCGAGCTAGCCCAAAAGGGATATGAGGTCTTTGGATTGCCGTATAAAAGACAAGAGCTCAGGTATTTCAATCCAAAAATTATTTTTGAGTTAAAAAAGATATTGGCTAAAAAGAACATAGGTATTGTTCATGCATATCGTCACAAACCAACTGTATATGCAGTGCTTGCTGCGTTTACAAATAAAGACATAAAGATTATATCTCATGTCTTATCTACAAGACGAAGCAGATCGATAAGCAGAAAGCTTCAAAATTTGATACTGATGCAGCGAGTAGATGCAATAATAGGCGTATCCGCTGCGGTAAGCGATGATATCAAAAAAAACAACTATCTTATTGACCAAAAAAAGATAAGAACCATCTATACCAGTGTCGATCTGGAGAGATTTGTGTCGCTACCGGATCAAAAAACAGCACGCTCACGCCTCGGCCTCCCCCAAGATGGGTGGATCTGGGGCACAATCGGGAGGCTTGCCCCGGTAAAAGGCCATGACATACTGCTCAAGGCCTTTGCGGCAGGCAATCTAGGCAGAAAGGGCTGCCATCTGGCCATCGCAGGCGACGGAAGGCTGCGCGCTTGGCTCGTTCAGGAGGCTGAGAAGCTGGGCATAGCCGACAATGTGACCTTTCTCGGTCATATAGCCGATATCCCCTGTTTTTTGGCAACACTCGATGGATTCGTATTTCCATCCAGACAGGAAGGGCTTGGCCGTGCACTCATAGAGGCCCTTGCAGCTGGCCTACCATGCGTCGCCAGCCGGATAGGCGGCATAGAAGAGATACTACAAAGGCTATGCGCGGACGGCCATGCGTTTCTTGTGCCCCCTGAAGACGACCTAGCCCTTTTAAGTGCCATGGAAGACGTAATGAACAAAGACCAGGGCTGGCGGGCTGATGTAGCGTCGGCATCAAAGGATGCCACATTTCTCTTCGGGATCGACGGATTTCTGAAACAGATGGATGCAATGTATAGTGATCTTGTCTCTAAATAA
- the secG gene encoding preprotein translocase subunit SecG has protein sequence MFAFIVVIHVIVCALLVITVLLQQGKGAEMGAVFGSSEAVFGSAGPASFLSKFTTALAVAFMLTSLGLTYMSSRRGAESVMQNVKITQPASPAAPETSTTKTTGGNKTAPAGVPGAKTKK, from the coding sequence ATGTTTGCATTTATAGTCGTTATACATGTGATTGTCTGTGCCTTGTTGGTGATTACCGTCTTGTTGCAGCAAGGCAAAGGTGCCGAGATGGGCGCTGTCTTTGGTTCAAGCGAGGCGGTTTTTGGCAGTGCAGGGCCAGCCAGTTTTTTGAGCAAGTTTACCACCGCGTTGGCGGTGGCGTTTATGCTTACATCGCTGGGCCTTACCTATATGTCTTCAAGGCGCGGGGCGGAGTCTGTTATGCAGAATGTAAAAATTACGCAGCCAGCTTCCCCTGCCGCACCGGAAACCAGCACCACCAAGACGACAGGGGGCAATAAAACAGCTCCTGCAGGGGTGCCTGGTGCAAAAACAAAAAAATGA